agtagtactttaaagtcgttttactttagtactttacaGCCACTAGCCTTCGGCAATAATTCTACCCATGGACCCCAGTGCCTAGAAAATTGTGATGAGCTGTTACCCACTCAGATCTTACTTTCTTTAGGGCAGTGGCCTACATCGACACGGAAAATAAACGTGACATTGGTAACCGATTTTGTTACAATTGTATCACGATTTGTTACGCCTTGGTGCGACCTGCCGTTGTTACAATATATCATCACGAACTTGGCTTGAACACATGTTCTTTTTTATTTTCTCACTTTGTGGTTTCATCTGGCCGgttagctcagttggttagagCGTCGTGCTAATAACGCGAAGGTCGCGGGTTCGATACCCGTACTGGCCATACATTTTGGGCTGAAATCCCAAAGTAGGCTCGATACATTTGAGGTTGAATGTTCATTGCCTACGGGTAAACTCATTTATCACATCATGTTGAATACAACATCTGGTTTGTAAATAATTGAATTAAACACACTAGATTAGGAGTACATAAATTCATTTCATTAAATTTACCGGAATTGTCATTCATTCAGGAAAATAGAGCTACCGGCAACTCATTTACATTCCATCCGATAAAACAGAGTTGCTTCACGGATTTTTACCAAGGCGGATTACTCAAGCAAAGGCCGTTAGTTTTAGAAACCGTCAAACCAGAATTGCATGATCTGTGGATTTACGCATGTCACAAGAGGGAGGTAACGTTAGCCTACTATGTTACCGGAAAAGTCGTACgcatgtgcaaatagttcaagcaGCTGCGTTTTTTTATTTTGCTCCCGTCAAACTGTGTCAATTTAGTCCAGTGTCCTAAATATTAGAACATTTATTAAGGAACGAAAGCATATCATTTAGATGTTACTGGAATGGATGATTGATCAACTCGGAAAGGAGTTGTCAATTTACCCGACGTTGTTAAAAAGTAAAGTACAAGAAAAATCCACCTATTGTGTCGGGGAAGCCCCTCTTGGAAATCCCCTGTAATTGTCGGAATTATATATTTCCAAATTCAGATGAGGCACATCCTTTAGGCTACATAGTTGACATCCTCCTCAACCTAATCTTGAAGACATGTTGCATAACCTACGAACACAAACTCTGTCGAACTAATAAACACAATCATTTCAGATGCTGATGGAATATTGAAGATTTTTCCCCATCCACATCTATCAGAAGCAACAGCGATAAATGACCTCTGGAATAAGGAACATGACTGGAATAAAGAACACGATGGATGTCGATTTGGATAATGATACGCTGAAATCAAAAATACGGAGCTGCCATACATTGACTACTTTCTACCACGAAACTCGGCTGGAGATTGACACATTAAGTAAGAAAATCAAGAAAAGGGACAATTTAATCGCAGATTTGAAGGCTAGGTTAGGCAAATACGAAAATACCTGTATCAATGTGGAAGGGTATGACCCTGTTGTCATAGCACCGGCCGAATCTTTGCTGGAAAGTTTATGCAAAGAAATCTGCAAGCTGAAGCTAAAATTGAAAGACACAGAAATGAATGCGGTTCAGCAAGCAGAGTTGAGACAACAAGTGAGTAGAATTTACTGTATGTTATGTGTTCTTAATGTGTATCATGTGCATTTAATGTTTAGGCTAACCCTGTGAAACATAGTTGTGCTCTTTAATATTAGGTTATAGTCCTACTTAATTTCAAGTCTGCTCTGCAAGTATTAAAACGATCATtgatgacatatatatatatatatatattatatatatatatatatgtattttctttctttcattttcAATTTGCACATTATGAAAGCAGGGTAgtttaggcctactgtaaatggTCTTCTCTGAAAATAGCCACTAGCCTACACCATTCCTATATGCACTTGGTCTATTGGGAAGACTATTAGTGTAGGCCTAACCTACCACCAAACTTGCCAACCAGGCTTGATAAAAAATGTCCCTGCTTCAAAACCACCTTGCAGTACAGAGAGGATGTTGCTATAGCAAAAACCTCTCTTTTTCCATTTCAATGTGTACAACTGCAGCGGTGCAGGTGTCAGTGTTGTTTCGCCTTAACTTCATAAAACAAACACATCTGTGTCAGATACAAGTCATAATTCAAAACAATAAAACATTCCAAAAAGCTATATTGtccatcaataataataatatatattttttaagtatcTTTTGCATTTGACACACATTTGACACTGAAGcctattctattattttctattatttTCTCCCTGAAGGAGATACAGAGGTTGCAACAGCTGCTGAGGGAGATGGAGCGAGAGCTGGAGAGTGTGATCCGCCAATCCGACCACGAGAAGGACCAGGATATCCAGAGGCTCCGCTCTGCCCTGGCCGAGAGGGACCGTGCCCAGGCCACCCGTGCCGTCCTGTGCACCTCGCTGGCTGGAGAGGCCGACCAGCTCCGGGGTCAACTGGGAGCCACAGTCAGGGTGTGTCAGGAGTTACTGGgccgactagagagagagaagggaggagagagagtgacggAGGAGGTGAAAATGCAGCAGAAGGCAAAAGAGGTGTGTATGAAGgttgtataattaagcaataaggcccgaggagatGTGGTATactgccaatataccacggctaagggcagttctggacacagcccttagccgtggtatattggccatataccacaaacccccgaggtgccttattgctattgctATCTGCATTCAGGGCTGGACTCATCCAGTTTATAATAAGTGTGTAATAGCATAGTTATCAAGCACTTTTATGCAAGGCAAATTATAGTTAACCCcttacactcgtgggaattggcctaaAGATAGAGCTAagttgaaatgtttcttacagaagaaatgtGGAAAGCACATGCATAAACAGGGTAGCAATCAAAaggggaacagtttggagattatgggaaaaGAACATTCACGGTAAatttggggtaggtgcaacataagacaaagaAATGACAAGTGAGAGGTCTAGCTGGTGTCTCCATGTGGAagcacacctctccaaagtgcgCACAGTTCCTACGTAATATCCTACGTAATTGTTTACGCATTCAaaaatggtccattctaaatcgcAATCCGGTCAGGTGGGCATGATTTGAAAGCGTGTTCTATTGCTAGCTAATTTACGAAATacgatcttacagtgttaggctttcacaaggtaATTCAGAGAAGCAAATACTAATTTTAGTGCGACAATAAAAGAAGCACGAGTGCATTTAGATGCGTGTTCCCTGCCAAATTTCATCACAAtacgccatgtcatcttgtaactaacTGTACATAAAACATTGTGATCATAATCGTTGGCACTGTATattacatgagttttatgatatggaatgGGGAACAGCATATTTGAACTAAggggtgtttggcttgcttgtgtGACATCAAAGTGGTATTATAAacctcaatgtctcatctttcaaaatacattgagtCCTCTTTATTTatagcatttccctcactcagacaacatttGCGGGAGGGATGGGGGTAACTTATTGTCACGCGCGGTGTTCAAGTTCAGTCAAAACCAGTACTGCGCTGGGAAGCAGAGACCTTGCATTTTGACTTCacatatagcatgttactgtacagccactgtgttCCAATTTAGGCATTTATCATCACCCATATCTGCTATTTTGAACCTGTAGACGGGTACGAGTGTAAATAGCTAACTCATATCCACAAACTGTGTATATACTGAATGTTATATTCAGTATATGTGGCCTATGCGGGAATCGAACCCAAAAGCCCACAATCCTGGGGTTGCAAGCACTAAACTCCAACTGAGAGAGGAGAACAGCAGTAGCTACATCCGAGCTACAACCCCATCGGCAAATTACATATTTTCAATGTCTTGTGCTCACTGGGAAGAGCTTATTCACTGTAACTGTCTTTCAAACATAAAAATGAAAGCAATGAAAAAGAGGTGTGTGTACTAAAGCATTTGGAATCGCTCTGTCTCTGCCATTATGTGCTTTTCAGTCAAGTTAtttgtgtttgtttctgttggattTCTAAATGGATAGTATCATTTTGAGCTCTTGTTTCCCCTTTTCATGGTCAGATATTGGATTATATGGAAGCTGGTCGCGTTGACATTCGAGTCAGCAAACTCCAAGAAGAGAACCAAAAGCTAACTCAAAGAGTGGCATATGTAAGCAGGAACACACTGTAGAAACCCCATTctacccacatgaaaaaatactatagtatactatggtattcACTGTTTTTGTAGACTTTACAGCACTATGCACAGCAGTGTTTTTGCAGACgttagtctgcaaaaacactacagtgaatactgtagtattgAATATACATGACTCTAGTATACTGTACTATTTACAGTTTATTAaagtataaatactatagtaaagAAACTGTAGTACACATATACTGTAGTAATTACTGTcatgtttttgcagactgtagttatCCAACATTGTCATAGCATATGGGCTATCAGAACCAAAGTtgaacagccttctgtgtgtgtgtttgtgtgaagctGTGTGTGCGcaagtgtgtgtacatgtttttgACTAatgtctccctcttcccctccctccctgcctccttaaTTTTCCCAGGTGGAAGGTCTAAACTCCAAATGGCAAAAGTATGACTCGAGCAGGGAACAGTATGTGAGGTACCTGTGTCAGAAGCTGAATGAGTCTAGTGCCCTGGCTGTTTCCTCCAGCCCTGCTCCAGGTATGGGGCATAGGTTAGGGCCCAGACCTACACAAGAGCCTGGTCCTGGCCTGGGCTTGTTCCCAGAGTTGGCCTCAGCCAAAGCTGGGTTGCTCCAGCAGGAGATAGCCAGGCTCAACGGCCTACTGGATGAGAAGTTGGGGGACTGTGGGAGGTTGGGGAGAGAGCTGGATGAGAGCAGGAGACGATACAAGGACCGCATCCAGATGCTAGAGCAACAGGTTAGTGTGGTCTAGGATCGTCTGACTCCCCTCTCTTTcaatttctctttctttctctctcacgttctctatctttatttttctctttctatctctctgtttgtttgtccctctgtctccccactcttgctctccctcttccttctctctctctctctctgacacgtacACATCAGaaatatatccctctctctttctcacacacaccctcaccctttccctctcttcttcacAGGTTCTCATCTACACAGATGACTTTAAGTCGGAGcgggcagacagggagagagcgcaGGGCAGGATCCAGGACCTGCAAGAGGAAGTATCTCGACTACAGGAGCagctacacacacatgcacaggtaaggccacacacacacacagtcattactaacatacattacatacaaacATGTTACAGGAGTAAAATAAATAGCCATGAAAGGAAGCTTTTATGTCCCTCCCCTATTTGCCATGTATTGAGAATTGATGATACAATGATGTTTCGACAGAGATGTTCTTCATACAGTTCGCTAACGGCTAATAAGatacagtatttgtatttattagggatccccattagctgttgccaaggcagcagctactcttcctggagtccaaacacattaaggcacttacattacatataacAGTTTACAATCctgggttactccaagcagtttagtcacctcaacttactcaatttccacattattcattacaagatttcgttgaggtttagggtttagtgaatgacttatcccaatacaatgcttttagttgtagaaatatttaggactaacttattccttgccacccattctgaaactcaCTGCAGatttttgttaagtgttgcagtcatttcagtcgctgtagtagctaacgcgtatagtgttgagtcatccgcatacatatacacactggTTTtacatgtcattagtaaagattgtgaaaagtaaggggcctagacagctgccctggggaattcctgattctacctggattatgttggagatctggattatgtgttctgttagacaggtacctctttatccacaatatagcaggggttgtaaagccataacatatatgtttttccagcagcagactatgatcgataatgtcaaaagcagaactgaagtctaacaagacggCCCTCACattattttatcatcaatttctcttagacaatcatcagtcatttgtgtaagtgctgtgcttgttgaatgtctttCCCTATAATCGTGCTGAaaatctgttgtcaatttgtttactgtaaaatagcattgtatcggGTCAAAAA
This sequence is a window from Oncorhynchus tshawytscha isolate Ot180627B linkage group LG34, Otsh_v2.0, whole genome shotgun sequence. Protein-coding genes within it:
- the LOC112231696 gene encoding TNFAIP3-interacting protein 2 isoform X1; the protein is MTSGIRNMTGIKNTMDVDLDNDTLKSKIRSCHTLTTFYHETRLEIDTLSKKIKKRDNLIADLKARLGKYENTCINVEGYDPVVIAPAESLLESLCKEICKLKLKLKDTEMNAVQQAELRQQEIQRLQQLLREMERELESVIRQSDHEKDQDIQRLRSALAERDRAQATRAVLCTSLAGEADQLRGQLGATVRVCQELLGRLEREKGGERVTEEVKMQQKAKEILDYMEAGRVDIRVSKLQEENQKLTQRVAYVEGLNSKWQKYDSSREQYVRYLCQKLNESSALAVSSSPAPGMGHRLGPRPTQEPGPGLGLFPELASAKAGLLQQEIARLNGLLDEKLGDCGRLGRELDESRRRYKDRIQMLEQQVLIYTDDFKSERADRERAQGRIQDLQEEVSRLQEQLHTHAQSPTRDANSTCRVHKGHRISPRMSTDSAESLLRNSANPPVTKIKN
- the LOC112231696 gene encoding TNFAIP3-interacting protein 2 isoform X2 — encoded protein: MTSGIRNMTGIKNTMDVDLDNDTLKSKIRSCHTLTTFYHETRLEIDTLSKKIKKRDNLIADLKARLGKYENTCINVEGYDPVVIAPAESLLESLCKEICKLKLKLKDTEMNAVQQAELRQQEIQRLQQLLREMERELESVIRQSDHEKDQDIQRLRSALAERDRAQATRAVLCTSLAGEADQLRGQLGATVRVCQELLGRLEREKGGERVTEEVKMQQKAKEVEGLNSKWQKYDSSREQYVRYLCQKLNESSALAVSSSPAPGMGHRLGPRPTQEPGPGLGLFPELASAKAGLLQQEIARLNGLLDEKLGDCGRLGRELDESRRRYKDRIQMLEQQVLIYTDDFKSERADRERAQGRIQDLQEEVSRLQEQLHTHAQSPTRDANSTCRVHKGHRISPRMSTDSAESLLRNSANPPVTKIKN